The Mangrovivirga cuniculi genomic sequence TGCATTCATTGCCGGATTTAGCCTTCTGATTTACCTTCAGGGATTTGACTTACCGGTAAATGCTCAAAAAGCACTGGCATTCTGGCTCGAAGTTGTCTTTGGTGTTTTTATTTTCACATTCGCTGTTAAACTTCTTTATAATTCTGAAAGAAAGCAATTTTTAAGAGCCAATCTAATAGAGTTTATAATGCTGTTCCTGATACTGTTGAACGGTGTTTTTAATTTATTTACGGAAGCCAGTTTACTACAGCGTATTTATCGGTTTTTTGGAGAAGGAGAGTATTTTGAATTCTATAAAAAAGTCTTTTCTCTCTATTTATTGATAGTCCTGCTGATCGAGTTTGTCAGGATTATAGAAAGTATATCACAGATTAATGTTCGACCAGCGGCATCATTTATTATCAGTTTTCTGATGTTGATATTCATCGGATCAGGATTGTTGATGCTTCCATCGACGACTGTTGGCACTGATTCGATGTCTTTCATCGATGCACTGTTTACTGCAACTTCGGCAACATGTGTTACAGGGTTAATTGTTGTTGATACGGCTACTTATTTCTCATTTAAAGGCCACCTTGTAATCCTTGTTCTAATGCAGTTAGGTGGAATAGGCATCGTTTCATTCGCAACTTTCTTTAGTGGATTGCTAAGACATGGAGTAGGAATAAAACAGCAATCATTAATCCAGGATCATCTGAATTCTGATTCCCTGGCATCAGCAAAAGACCTTCTAAGAAGAGTTGTGAATTTTACTCTTCTCATTGAGCTCATAAGTTTTGTAATGATTTATACATCATGGGAAGATGATGCTATTTTTTCATCCGTTGGTGAAAAGGTTTTCGTCAGTTTCTTTCATGCTGTTTCTGCTTTTTGTAACGCCGGGTTTAGCTTATTTACCAATGGACTATATAATTCGACGGTTGTAAATAGCTATGCCATCCATGTGATAGTTATTTTAACTGTTATTCTTGGTGGATTAGGTTTTTCAACTTTACAAGATCTGTTTTCAATTAAAAAGCTTCGTGACCGTCTTAATAACCCGTGGAAAGATTGGGAACTGGGAACTAAAGTGGCTGTTTATATGGCTGCCACCTTATTGATATTTGGGATGGTCATGTTTTATATTCTGGAGCGAAACAATACTCTTCAGGGTATGAATTTCATGGAGAGTATGATCACCAGTTTCTTCCAGTCGGGTACTACCAGAACCGCTGGTTTTAATACAGTTGACATAGCCTCTTTAACCATGCCAACTATATTTATTTTTGTTTTCCTGATGTTTATCGGTGCGTCTTCGGGATCAGTTGGTGGAGGTATTAAGACGAGTACATTTTTTATCATCGTTCAATCGGTGATTGCAACCATAAGAGGTAATAAAAAAGTAGTGATCAATAAATTGTACATTCCTAATAGTACGATTTTCAGGGCGTTATCGACTTTTGTCTTCGCAGTTGTTCTTAATCTTATCGGCGTTTTTGTTTTATCAATTACAGAACCTGGGGCTCGATTGGAGCAAATAATGTTTGAACAGGTGAGTGCCTTTGCTACCGTTGGTTTATCGATGGG encodes the following:
- a CDS encoding TrkH family potassium uptake protein translates to MFKSLIDRINTILFDSKDAVLKAVGGLGSVAFIAGFSLLIYLQGFDLPVNAQKALAFWLEVVFGVFIFTFAVKLLYNSERKQFLRANLIEFIMLFLILLNGVFNLFTEASLLQRIYRFFGEGEYFEFYKKVFSLYLLIVLLIEFVRIIESISQINVRPAASFIISFLMLIFIGSGLLMLPSTTVGTDSMSFIDALFTATSATCVTGLIVVDTATYFSFKGHLVILVLMQLGGIGIVSFATFFSGLLRHGVGIKQQSLIQDHLNSDSLASAKDLLRRVVNFTLLIELISFVMIYTSWEDDAIFSSVGEKVFVSFFHAVSAFCNAGFSLFTNGLYNSTVVNSYAIHVIVILTVILGGLGFSTLQDLFSIKKLRDRLNNPWKDWELGTKVAVYMAATLLIFGMVMFYILERNNTLQGMNFMESMITSFFQSGTTRTAGFNTVDIASLTMPTIFIFVFLMFIGASSGSVGGGIKTSTFFIIVQSVIATIRGNKKVVINKLYIPNSTIFRALSTFVFAVVLNLIGVFVLSITEPGARLEQIMFEQVSAFATVGLSMGITPELSMGGKVMIIISMFLGRVGTLTFALALSFRGWKDTARYPRASLMVG